A genomic stretch from Candidatus Lernaella stagnicola includes:
- a CDS encoding transglutaminase domain-containing protein, which produces MSRLSFLSIILVLFLVPFAVAETGPTYAPRAVDHAEVIDAAVAPTMGGRPAPSVAYQYPASVEDFGPYFMQYVDEFMWSVDPTVGDLTAPSLRELSAGMKAAVDAAPDWMQLRLAHRFFELPADAAEDLADLIVTPPDALYRDEIAFLVAFSSRSDLLAMEDSRALLVENVQSIYELDAILDYVEIVEIGESGKGEYGTTLRYNIIVDETPTEYELPMDVYYWNIVHPKLDVEGPDFIDPLDGRSALPAEGGHYFRNYLMFDVEGEGSYQTPMYMQGVDTDDLQDLGPSARGYLTDMSIHNLEIAYQGGTNNVVFAEFAFGTGQIFATTMRVAEAYSANDSPLLENLMNQGCGDMLLPEDTPIALVGDVLVPEFQTALEALGRWDDVTQFSAADLLALDEDGWATFKSTYGKTVIMPYQTRVFWSMCITTEDIRTPLEGYVSEAHGYKVLQMFLANDDLDDPAGQTFPGGFTTTAQATNETNDIDVYGRPLLADMLAGIDVLWDGVQVGLSGDRPLWDNANAVEAIGNWVGKNMLDNIEERGESGAGYERALQPVRIAYNHYGNCGELQDLGSAAMRAALIPGGLISTMNEDHVWSEFYFNGEWRPFQVDWTNSTNNIGNPGICYDNPDPEISKNISFVVFWYGDGRIAQVPERYTDYVTLNFAITDVNGDPVPDAVIDIYTEGSMTSSKRQGAWLITDQDGQATVNLGDWRNYFVHVTSGAGEYPPEEKGGEKIRMALVVRADDAEPGSVFDIEQQLEGTAVHYTPQDIEQKNESFALHVTLEATDRLSSPGSAFSSARPYYEMEPPLLDVFLVDEDNQEKARRNQPFEAAYAKLGIADLDERVFPPDEGNWTLMVTHHSSPISDHLLDIEITTEGDPYVPEEEPTDDDTTGDDDDTSPPPGSSGDDDDDDSGGGCGC; this is translated from the coding sequence ATGTCTCGTTTGTCGTTCCTGTCGATCATCTTGGTTCTGTTTCTCGTTCCCTTTGCCGTCGCGGAAACCGGCCCAACCTACGCACCGCGCGCCGTGGACCATGCCGAAGTCATTGACGCCGCCGTCGCACCCACGATGGGCGGACGACCCGCGCCGTCCGTCGCGTATCAGTATCCGGCGAGCGTGGAGGATTTCGGGCCGTATTTTATGCAGTACGTTGACGAATTCATGTGGTCCGTCGATCCCACTGTCGGCGATCTCACCGCACCGTCCCTGCGGGAGTTGAGCGCAGGCATGAAAGCGGCCGTGGACGCGGCGCCGGATTGGATGCAGCTTCGGTTGGCGCATCGCTTTTTCGAATTGCCTGCCGACGCCGCCGAAGATCTGGCCGACTTGATTGTCACGCCGCCTGACGCCCTCTACCGCGACGAAATCGCGTTCTTGGTCGCCTTCTCCAGCCGCAGCGATCTGCTCGCCATGGAAGACTCCCGCGCGCTGCTGGTGGAAAACGTGCAGTCGATCTACGAATTGGACGCGATTCTCGATTACGTGGAAATCGTGGAAATCGGCGAGTCCGGCAAGGGCGAATACGGCACGACGCTGCGCTACAACATCATCGTTGACGAGACGCCCACCGAATACGAACTGCCGATGGACGTGTACTACTGGAATATCGTCCACCCGAAACTCGATGTCGAAGGTCCGGATTTCATCGACCCGCTCGACGGCCGCAGCGCACTGCCCGCTGAAGGCGGTCACTATTTCCGCAACTACCTCATGTTCGACGTGGAGGGCGAAGGCAGCTATCAAACGCCGATGTACATGCAAGGCGTCGACACCGACGATTTGCAGGACCTCGGGCCCAGCGCCCGCGGTTACCTGACCGACATGAGCATCCACAACCTGGAAATCGCTTATCAGGGCGGCACGAACAACGTCGTTTTCGCGGAATTCGCTTTCGGGACGGGGCAAATATTCGCTACGACGATGCGCGTGGCCGAGGCCTATTCCGCCAACGACAGCCCGCTGCTCGAAAACCTGATGAACCAGGGCTGCGGGGATATGCTCCTGCCCGAAGACACGCCGATCGCGCTGGTCGGTGACGTACTGGTGCCCGAGTTCCAGACTGCGTTGGAGGCGCTGGGGCGCTGGGACGACGTGACGCAGTTTTCCGCGGCCGACCTCCTGGCTCTGGACGAGGACGGCTGGGCAACCTTCAAATCGACCTACGGCAAAACGGTCATCATGCCTTACCAAACGAGAGTGTTCTGGTCCATGTGCATCACGACCGAGGACATTCGCACGCCACTCGAAGGCTACGTGAGCGAAGCGCACGGGTATAAGGTGCTGCAGATGTTTTTGGCCAACGATGACCTCGACGACCCCGCCGGCCAAACCTTCCCGGGCGGCTTCACGACCACGGCGCAGGCCACGAACGAAACCAACGATATCGACGTGTACGGCAGGCCGCTGTTGGCCGATATGCTGGCCGGGATCGACGTGTTGTGGGACGGCGTGCAGGTCGGCCTCTCGGGCGACCGACCGCTGTGGGACAACGCGAACGCGGTGGAAGCCATCGGCAATTGGGTAGGCAAAAACATGCTCGACAACATCGAGGAACGCGGCGAATCGGGCGCCGGATACGAACGGGCGCTCCAACCGGTGCGCATCGCGTACAATCACTACGGCAATTGCGGGGAGTTGCAGGATCTGGGCTCGGCGGCCATGCGCGCCGCGCTGATCCCCGGCGGCTTGATCTCCACGATGAACGAAGACCACGTGTGGAGCGAGTTCTATTTCAACGGCGAGTGGCGCCCCTTCCAGGTCGATTGGACCAACTCCACCAACAACATCGGCAATCCGGGCATCTGCTACGACAATCCCGATCCTGAAATCAGCAAGAACATCAGCTTCGTCGTCTTCTGGTACGGCGACGGCCGCATCGCGCAGGTGCCCGAACGCTACACCGACTACGTCACGCTTAACTTCGCGATCACCGACGTCAACGGCGACCCGGTTCCCGACGCCGTCATCGATATCTACACCGAGGGGTCGATGACCTCCTCGAAACGGCAAGGCGCTTGGCTGATCACCGATCAGGACGGCCAAGCCACGGTCAATCTTGGCGATTGGCGTAACTACTTCGTGCACGTCACGTCCGGCGCGGGCGAGTACCCACCGGAAGAAAAAGGCGGCGAGAAAATCCGTATGGCCCTTGTCGTGCGGGCCGATGACGCCGAGCCCGGCTCCGTTTTCGATATCGAACAACAACTCGAGGGCACGGCGGTTCACTACACGCCGCAAGATATCGAACAGAAAAACGAGAGCTTCGCGCTGCACGTCACGCTGGAAGCCACCGACCGTTTGTCCTCGCCCGGCAGCGCCTTCAGTTCCGCGCGGCCCTACTACGAAATGGAGCCGCCGCTACTGGACGTGTTCCTCGTCGACGAAGACAACCAGGAAAAGGCGCGACGCAACCAGCCCTTCGAAGCCGCCTATGCCAAGCTGGGTATCGCCGACCTCGACGAGCGGGTGTTTCCGCCCGATGAAGGCAACTGGACGCTCATGGTTACGCACCACAGCTCGCCGATTTCCGACCATCTGCTGGATATCGAAATCACGACCGAGGGCGACCCGTACGTGCCCGAGGAAGAACCGACCGACGACGACACCACCGGCGACGATGACGATACATCGCCGCCCCCCGGTAGTAGCGGCGACGACGACGACGATGACAGCGGCGGCGGTTGTGGCTGCTAA
- a CDS encoding O-antigen ligase family protein has translation MIQQDPLRRLQKRMGSFAPVLLLILFCALLGIVLLKVPWYFVIAGFVVILVALAVVAEPYYGVLLYLILLYVRPGDMFHALTPLRLTLLGVLLLTGAFVLQVLVYRRVKPIMSKPLVFMGLFFLVMLCSLPGSFYRSVTLSKVMEVARIVYMTYLIVHLVQTVSQARRFMTTMVLVMAGLSTTIFLRFVLFPDTHIEGKGGSGGIAGGFLGDGNDFALAQNVILPWAIALVGTTRSKIGKLFFMYCIVIGALAVIVTYSRGGFLGLISVFIFYYLLWVIRNRAYARGMMLGLIAVTLTVVAFIAFAPDDLKDRVSGIQDYEEDESALGRLDAWGASVRMFVDHPLFGVGAGAFATAYGTKYFPPDAVASNWREAHSVFFQVLGELGISGIIILYALVGAIFFLVYGLRFTRLADRGEDEWFHAARAAVLISICGWLVSSMFLSVAYYPHLFLLTMLATTLKRIAVETPPLIPEFVDEIEEIDEIV, from the coding sequence GTGATACAACAAGACCCCCTCCGCCGCCTGCAAAAGCGCATGGGCTCATTCGCGCCCGTTCTGCTGCTGATTCTGTTTTGCGCGCTGCTGGGCATCGTATTGCTCAAGGTGCCTTGGTATTTCGTGATCGCGGGCTTCGTCGTGATCCTCGTGGCGTTGGCCGTGGTCGCCGAGCCTTACTACGGCGTGCTGCTCTACCTCATTTTGCTGTATGTGCGACCGGGCGATATGTTCCACGCCCTGACGCCGCTTCGCCTGACTTTGTTGGGCGTGTTGCTGCTGACCGGGGCGTTCGTGTTGCAGGTGCTGGTGTATCGACGGGTCAAGCCGATCATGAGCAAGCCGTTGGTTTTCATGGGTCTGTTTTTCTTGGTGATGCTCTGCTCGCTGCCGGGCAGTTTCTATCGCAGCGTGACACTTAGCAAAGTGATGGAAGTCGCGCGCATTGTCTACATGACCTATCTGATCGTTCACCTAGTACAGACAGTGTCGCAGGCACGGCGGTTTATGACGACCATGGTGCTGGTTATGGCGGGGTTGTCGACGACAATTTTCTTGCGCTTCGTGCTGTTTCCGGACACCCACATCGAAGGCAAGGGCGGTAGCGGCGGGATTGCCGGCGGATTCCTGGGCGACGGGAACGATTTCGCTTTGGCGCAAAACGTGATCCTGCCGTGGGCTATCGCGCTGGTCGGCACGACGCGCAGCAAGATCGGCAAGTTGTTTTTTATGTATTGCATCGTCATCGGGGCGCTCGCGGTGATCGTGACCTATTCCCGCGGCGGTTTCTTGGGCCTGATCTCGGTGTTCATTTTCTATTACCTGCTTTGGGTGATCCGCAACCGCGCCTACGCCCGTGGCATGATGCTGGGCTTGATCGCCGTCACGTTGACGGTTGTCGCCTTTATCGCCTTTGCCCCCGACGATCTCAAGGATCGCGTGTCGGGCATTCAGGATTACGAGGAGGACGAAAGCGCGTTGGGCCGGCTCGATGCGTGGGGCGCCAGCGTTCGTATGTTCGTGGATCATCCGCTTTTCGGCGTCGGGGCCGGCGCGTTTGCCACAGCGTACGGAACGAAATATTTCCCCCCGGACGCCGTGGCGAGCAACTGGCGAGAGGCGCACAGTGTGTTTTTCCAGGTGCTGGGCGAGTTGGGAATTTCGGGGATTATTATCCTGTATGCGTTGGTCGGCGCCATTTTCTTCTTGGTGTACGGGCTGCGTTTTACGCGACTGGCTGATCGAGGCGAAGACGAGTGGTTTCACGCGGCCCGCGCCGCGGTGTTGATCAGCATTTGCGGTTGGCTCGTGTCGAGTATGTTTCTATCCGTGGCCTATTATCCGCATTTGTTCCTGTTGACCATGCTGGCCACGACGCTCAAGCGCATCGCGGTCGAGACGCCGCCGCTGATTCCGGAGTTCGTGGACGAGATCGAGGAAATCGATGAGATTGTATGA
- a CDS encoding glycosyltransferase family A protein, translating into MPELVFPKRVDPTTKALPVRGPIGVVIPAYNAADTIGACAASLLAQQGVEVDLVVVDDASTDQTAALAEAAGARVVRRDRNGGPAAARNDGARAVTGDILFFTEADGRYAPDHLMTCLRALGDPEVGAAIALGVRAWSERDSVVRRLGDALWAAMHSLVMAGRRGTGAWCYRREVFTALGGFDESLRHGEDVELAGRVASLGYRTGVAGWSTMTHRNPDRWRSWFVDACRNTAGRRPSGGAKRALHGLRAAVLLGTPAAACLMPWLWWVVAAILAVVSFGAAEQRLALKLLWRQRDWRTLIAAPVLFWLRRLGFSIGHLPGRYLARVAAVR; encoded by the coding sequence GTGCCTGAACTGGTGTTCCCGAAACGTGTCGATCCGACGACGAAAGCCTTGCCGGTGCGAGGTCCCATCGGCGTCGTGATTCCGGCCTACAACGCGGCGGATACCATCGGCGCTTGCGCGGCAAGTCTCCTGGCACAGCAGGGCGTCGAGGTGGATCTTGTCGTGGTGGACGACGCCTCCACCGACCAAACCGCGGCGTTGGCGGAGGCAGCCGGGGCGCGAGTCGTGCGGCGGGATCGCAATGGCGGCCCGGCAGCGGCGCGAAATGACGGAGCGCGGGCGGTAACCGGGGATATCCTCTTTTTTACCGAGGCCGACGGCCGTTACGCACCGGATCATCTCATGACCTGCTTGCGCGCGCTGGGTGACCCGGAAGTGGGCGCGGCGATCGCCTTGGGTGTGCGCGCCTGGAGCGAGCGCGACAGTGTCGTGAGGCGGTTGGGCGACGCGCTGTGGGCGGCGATGCACTCGCTGGTCATGGCGGGGCGGCGCGGGACGGGCGCGTGGTGTTATCGGCGCGAGGTCTTCACCGCGCTGGGCGGATTCGACGAGTCGCTGCGGCATGGGGAAGATGTGGAACTCGCCGGGCGCGTGGCGAGCCTGGGCTATCGAACCGGCGTGGCGGGTTGGTCGACAATGACGCATCGGAATCCCGATCGGTGGAGGTCTTGGTTCGTTGACGCCTGCCGCAATACCGCGGGTCGCCGGCCCAGTGGCGGGGCCAAACGCGCGCTGCATGGTCTGCGTGCGGCGGTGCTGTTGGGAACCCCGGCCGCGGCCTGCCTAATGCCTTGGCTGTGGTGGGTTGTCGCGGCGATTTTGGCGGTCGTCAGCTTCGGAGCGGCGGAACAACGTCTCGCCCTGAAACTGCTTTGGCGGCAACGCGACTGGCGAACTCTGATCGCGGCGCCCGTGCTGTTTTGGTTACGTCGACTGGGATTTTCGATTGGTCACCTGCCGGGTCGTTATCTTGCGCGGGTTGCCGCCGTCCGATAA
- a CDS encoding flippase, with amino-acid sequence MSGERVAKNSVVLIAAEVVKKILGVVTSILIARALAVDDFGRLRLAMALVAIFEVLANFGLGPLLTREVAGTPEKGGETFGLVQGIKMILGLLAAAGMIGFAVVSGYDGATLIAVIVAAGIVWFSALEASAISLLDGYQSMGWSSAIGVVRSTLVLLAVAVALGRHGALYGVVGAYLFAAVFSAGFGNLLVAGRLRGVSIRPRLVGAWRQMRQALPFLLIGVVWMLLFRIDTIMLEALKNEQSVGLYSSGYVFFELLLVVPILSTRALFPALTEARATSPERWRELMGAALRIYWILALPIAIGSFFVGARFVPLLYGAKYAAGGYVVPLLGSYIFLWFGTMTVGWALSAADRLGLVLRGNVLAMLVNIAANFLLIPRFDFFGAAVATIISEAVLLTYFLIVLRREEGGLPRGIFPWRALPAAAVLVAATAALRSFHLALVIIVGAVLYLGGIWALGALRDQELEIIRRLVRRKPR; translated from the coding sequence TTGAGCGGCGAACGCGTGGCCAAAAACAGCGTCGTGCTGATCGCCGCCGAAGTCGTCAAGAAGATCCTCGGCGTGGTGACGAGCATACTCATTGCCCGCGCCCTGGCGGTCGACGATTTCGGGCGGCTGCGCCTGGCGATGGCGCTCGTGGCGATTTTCGAAGTGCTCGCCAACTTCGGCCTCGGTCCCCTGTTGACCCGCGAAGTGGCCGGCACGCCGGAAAAGGGCGGCGAGACCTTCGGCTTGGTGCAGGGCATCAAGATGATTCTCGGGCTGTTGGCGGCTGCGGGGATGATCGGCTTTGCCGTGGTCAGCGGCTACGACGGCGCGACGCTGATCGCGGTGATCGTGGCGGCGGGCATCGTGTGGTTCAGCGCGTTGGAAGCCAGCGCGATCTCGCTGCTGGACGGCTATCAGAGCATGGGATGGTCCTCGGCAATCGGCGTGGTGCGCTCGACCTTGGTGTTGTTGGCGGTAGCCGTGGCGTTAGGCCGACACGGGGCATTGTACGGCGTGGTGGGCGCTTATTTGTTCGCGGCGGTGTTCAGCGCGGGGTTCGGCAATTTGCTGGTGGCGGGACGACTGCGCGGCGTTTCTATTCGCCCGCGGCTGGTTGGGGCGTGGCGGCAGATGCGTCAAGCGCTGCCGTTTTTGCTGATCGGCGTCGTATGGATGCTGCTTTTCCGCATCGACACGATCATGCTCGAGGCGTTGAAGAACGAGCAAAGCGTCGGCTTATACAGCAGTGGTTACGTGTTTTTCGAACTGTTGCTGGTCGTGCCGATTCTTTCGACGCGCGCGCTTTTTCCGGCCCTCACCGAGGCTCGTGCGACTTCGCCGGAGCGGTGGCGCGAGTTGATGGGCGCCGCGTTGCGGATCTATTGGATACTGGCACTGCCCATAGCAATCGGCAGTTTTTTCGTGGGCGCGCGCTTCGTGCCGTTGTTGTACGGCGCCAAATATGCGGCGGGCGGATACGTCGTGCCGTTGCTGGGCAGTTACATTTTCTTGTGGTTCGGTACGATGACCGTGGGCTGGGCGCTTTCGGCGGCGGATCGTTTGGGCCTGGTGCTGCGCGGCAACGTGTTGGCGATGCTCGTGAATATCGCGGCCAATTTTTTGTTGATCCCACGGTTTGATTTCTTCGGCGCGGCCGTGGCGACGATCATCAGTGAAGCTGTGTTGCTGACGTACTTCCTCATCGTGCTGCGCCGGGAGGAAGGCGGGCTGCCGCGAGGGATTTTCCCGTGGCGGGCGTTACCGGCGGCAGCGGTGTTGGTGGCGGCGACCGCGGCGCTGCGATCGTTTCATCTGGCGCTGGTCATCATCGTCGGCGCGGTGTTATACCTGGGAGGCATTTGGGCGCTGGGCGCCCTGCGCGACCAGGAACTGGAAATCATCCGCCGACTCGTGAGGCGCAAACCGAGGTGA
- a CDS encoding glycosyltransferase, translating to MEQVVVAQVVHSLEVGGMERVASHLAMNMSAAYRPIVVCLTVKGDFAPMLEEAGIEVVALDKQPGRDLTLPRRLARVFADRHVGIVHVHNSGPMFTGTCAGKLAGVKGIVVTDHSRKFPERRSVVITEYVLSRLVNAIVSVSDDNKRDLIEKMLWPARKITVIANGVAPVPEVTAAKRAELREEFGLREDEPVVLTVARLEPQKNLAVLVEAARRVRDRGVAGRFIVAGEGSERPKLEKLIAEYDLADRVTLAGWRLDSLSLYGIASVMALSSDWEGLPMSILEAMSAGLPVVSPGVGDVPKAVVNGENGFLIPPQNPDELAEALAGLLTDANQRAAFGEAGRSVWAARYSVGHMMGEYEAIYERFH from the coding sequence GTGGAACAGGTCGTTGTGGCCCAGGTTGTGCACAGCTTGGAAGTGGGCGGCATGGAACGCGTGGCTTCCCACTTGGCGATGAACATGTCGGCGGCCTATCGACCGATCGTGGTTTGCCTGACGGTCAAGGGGGATTTCGCGCCGATGCTGGAGGAAGCGGGCATCGAGGTCGTCGCGCTGGACAAGCAGCCGGGGCGCGACCTGACTCTGCCGCGGCGCTTGGCGAGAGTCTTCGCCGATCGACATGTGGGCATTGTGCACGTGCACAACAGCGGGCCGATGTTCACCGGAACATGCGCCGGGAAGCTCGCGGGCGTAAAGGGGATCGTGGTGACCGACCACAGCCGCAAATTCCCGGAGCGACGCTCGGTGGTGATCACCGAGTACGTGCTGTCACGCCTCGTGAATGCGATCGTGAGTGTCAGTGATGACAATAAGCGGGATTTGATTGAGAAAATGTTGTGGCCGGCGCGCAAGATCACGGTCATCGCCAACGGTGTGGCGCCCGTGCCGGAAGTGACCGCGGCAAAGCGGGCCGAATTGCGCGAGGAATTTGGTTTGCGCGAAGACGAGCCCGTTGTGTTGACCGTCGCCCGCCTGGAACCGCAAAAGAATCTCGCCGTGCTCGTTGAGGCGGCCCGACGCGTGCGAGATCGCGGCGTCGCGGGGCGTTTCATTGTGGCGGGCGAAGGTTCGGAGCGGCCGAAGCTGGAGAAACTGATCGCCGAATACGATCTGGCCGACCGCGTGACGCTGGCCGGGTGGCGACTGGACAGCCTTTCCTTGTACGGCATCGCGTCGGTCATGGCGCTGTCGTCGGATTGGGAAGGGCTGCCGATGAGCATTCTCGAGGCGATGAGCGCCGGTTTGCCGGTGGTTTCGCCGGGCGTGGGCGACGTGCCCAAGGCCGTCGTCAACGGCGAGAACGGTTTCTTGATCCCCCCGCAGAATCCCGATGAATTGGCCGAAGCACTGGCGGGCCTGCTTACCGATGCGAATCAGCGGGCGGCGTTCGGCGAGGCGGGTCGATCGGTTTGGGCGGCGCGGTACAGCGTCGGTCACATGATGGGCGAGTACGAGGCAATTTACGAGAGGTTCCATTGA
- a CDS encoding FemAB family PEP-CTERM system-associated protein, with amino-acid sequence MRLYELTDANRHRWDAWLGGQPTSTVFHCTAWRDIIAETLRHQPVYLVAQAGEEIQGVLPLFILRTRLFGNMAVSMPFLNYGGVVAAQEEAAEALMRRAREVAERYGCNYVEYRHRHLPPGTEDLPTNTFKVTSILDLSGGVERVWKEALHQNVRNKVRKAAKNDVVVRRGVEHLDAFYRVFAVGQRNHGTPVLPRRFFAKIVEQFGDAAHVYAAYHGAEAIGGKLTIDFGSTRYFIWSASRREANRMAPVPAMNWRAIQDAVDIGLQTVDFGRSTQGTSSEKFKKHWGVETQQLYWQYQLIHTEQMPGLNTSNPKFELAIRAWKKLPVWLTTLIGPPLARLLP; translated from the coding sequence ATGAGATTGTATGAACTAACCGATGCCAACCGCCACCGCTGGGACGCCTGGCTGGGGGGGCAACCCACGAGCACGGTGTTTCACTGTACGGCGTGGCGGGACATCATCGCCGAGACCTTGCGGCATCAGCCGGTGTACCTCGTGGCGCAGGCGGGGGAGGAGATACAGGGCGTCTTGCCGCTGTTTATTTTGCGGACGCGCTTGTTCGGCAACATGGCCGTGAGTATGCCTTTCCTGAACTACGGCGGTGTTGTCGCGGCGCAGGAAGAAGCGGCGGAGGCGCTGATGCGGCGGGCGCGTGAAGTGGCTGAGCGCTACGGCTGCAACTACGTGGAATACCGCCACCGGCATCTTCCGCCCGGCACCGAAGATTTGCCGACCAATACGTTCAAGGTGACCAGCATTCTCGACCTGAGCGGCGGTGTTGAGCGCGTGTGGAAAGAAGCGCTGCACCAAAACGTGCGGAACAAGGTGCGCAAAGCCGCGAAGAACGATGTGGTAGTACGGCGGGGCGTCGAACATCTGGATGCGTTCTACCGCGTGTTTGCGGTCGGGCAACGAAATCACGGCACGCCGGTCTTGCCGCGCCGGTTTTTCGCGAAGATTGTCGAGCAGTTCGGCGACGCGGCCCATGTGTACGCCGCGTACCACGGGGCAGAGGCGATCGGCGGCAAGCTGACGATCGATTTCGGCTCGACGCGGTATTTCATTTGGTCGGCCAGCCGGCGCGAGGCGAACCGAATGGCCCCCGTGCCGGCGATGAACTGGCGGGCGATTCAAGACGCCGTCGATATCGGCTTGCAGACGGTCGATTTCGGTCGTTCGACACAGGGCACGTCGAGTGAAAAATTCAAGAAACACTGGGGCGTCGAAACCCAGCAGCTTTATTGGCAGTACCAACTGATTCACACCGAGCAGATGCCGGGCCTGAATACGAGCAACCCGAAATTCGAGTTGGCGATTCGTGCTTGGAAGAAACTGCCGGTGTGGCTGACAACCCTTATCGGGCCGCCGCTGGCGCGGCTGTTGCCGTGA